The Nymphaea colorata isolate Beijing-Zhang1983 chromosome 11, ASM883128v2, whole genome shotgun sequence genome includes the window GCCTTGACAACTAAAGATAAAAGTAAGACATACATCTCAACCTTCAAGAACTTTGGTGCCAAATATTGAGTATATCTCTTACTAATAGAAAAAAGAGATACCAAAAAATGCTTTTGTTTCAACTGTGATGAAAACTGGCACCCTCAACACAAATGCAAAACACTTTGGATTTTCCTTGTCCAAGACAACGATAAAAAAGAGTGATGATGGAACCACCACTAAAGGGCCAACCCCTAAAGAAGAAATAATGCCAAAACTGAAGAAAATGACACAATTGAGGCTCCCTACCTTACCCTAGCAAAGGGAAGTATGCCCAACTTTATAAAGTGTTAAAggcatgattaaaatgaaacaGGAAGGGTACTTGTTGATACATGCTCAACTCACAACTTAACCAACAAGGACATGTCCTAAACCATCGGTTATCCCTTAAAAGACCACCCTTCATTCAAAGTTGTTGTAGGCAATGGAGCCAAACTATAATGTCAGTTTATATGCAGAGATGTGGATTAACAACTTCAAAAAGCCAGGTTTGAAGTCGATCTATATGTTCTGTCAGCCAAAGAAGTTGATGTTGTAATTGGAATGCATTGGCTACAGACCCTAGGTCCAAACAAGCTTTAAAACACATTGTGGGGCAGAGAGCTATGTTCTTTTTGGAGTAACTCTTCAAAACCAGCCTCCAGAATACCCCCATATTCACCATGAACTTGAAGCTGTTCTCTAAGAACAAAGGACTATCACGCTTCTTGTTCCTAATATCACCGCATTGTTCCAAAAGATGACTCAAAACCCAACAGTGTGTGCCCTTATAGGTAAGCGCAcatttaaaagaatgaaataagGTTGGTCAAGGAAATGGTGGAAGGTGGTATCATTAAACCTAGTTCATGCCAGTTTATTCACATGTACTTTtggttaaaaagaaagacaatacCTAAAGATTTTGTGTTGGCTATATAGCTTTAAATGGCATTGCCATCGAGGATAAGCATTCAATCCCTATGATTGATTAGCTTTTGAATGAATTGCATGGTGTTCATTATTTCACTAAGCCAAATTTTCAATCTAGCTATCACCAAATCAGAATGGCAAAAGATGCTATTGAGGAGACTACATTCAAGACTCATGATGGACATTATGAATTCCTCGTAATACCTTTTGATCTCACTACACTCTTGCCACATTCCAAATTATTATGAATGATGTTAAGGCTAGTTTTGAGGAAATTCGTCctagttttctttgatgacatcctaATATATTCAAAAACTTAATCTAAGCACTTAGATCATGTGCATTGCATTCTATGCTCTAAAATCACCAAATATATGCAAAACAATCAAAGTGTATTTTTGGCCAAATAGAAGTGTTTTATCTCGGCCACATTGTTTCAAAATAATGGGTAAAGGCAACCCTAAAAGAATTTCAAGCAATGGAGCATTAGCCTACACCTAAAGGCATTCATTCTCTTAGGGGATTCTTCTCTCTATTTTATAAAGCATTATGGTTTGATTGCTTCTCGATTAACccagctttaaaaaaaatgtttttagaGTGGAAAAGTGACAAAAGCTTTCAACAAGTTAAAACCAGCCATGTTTCAAGTCTCTATACTCGCAGTGACTTCGACAAGGAGTTTGTGATTGAAATAGATGCCAATGGGATTGGAATGTAAACCACTCTTAGCTAGGACAGACATCAAATTGTCTTCATTAGTAAGGCATTAAACTCAATTACCAAACCATAGCAGATGCTTGTGATAATCAATGGAATTGAGAAATAGAGACCATATATTCTTGGTAGACACTTTATAGTGAGGACACATCACATGAGTCTAAAGTACTTGACAAGCCTGAAAGTCTCTACACCTACATAGCAAAACTGACTTACCAAGATCATGCCCTATAACTTTTAAACATGCTATAAAAAAGGCCAAGAGAATGGCACAACAAATGCCCTCGCAAGGCAAGATTGTTGTGACCTATCTGAAGGAGTTGTCCCTAACATTATCTCAGATTTCTTCAAACCTATGGCCTaaaataaaagacaaccaaGCCCTACATGAAGAAATATCTTTATTAGGAGAAAAGTCTATCTAGGATTTGGATAGGAGGGCAATCATTAGCAACTGAACATTGATTAGATCTCTTCAGTAGTTCTGAAAAGCTGTAGAACAATCTGTTTTTACCTTCCAAGGCATTGCAAAGCATTTTTTTCCATCTGATGTTGTCAGgaaaaataccaattttatGTTGGTCATGATAAACTTTTTGCACATAAGTTGATAAAAAGTGGAGTTTTGGGATGATCTGATCTTCCATAGTCCTTACCGCCTGGTACCATATTACTTCATTAGCATTTCAACTTAAGGCTGCCCCAACCTTGGGGTGGTCCTTAGGACCAATAGTTAAAATGTGTATATACCAATCTAAAGTTTCAGTAGTTGGCCATGGGTCAATCGAAACACTATATCTAAGCCATACACAGAATTCTTGAGCTTGATTTTTCCATTCAAGAGCCAAGAAGGCTCTTGCATAGGCTGCCCAAATATTACCCACTGTAACAACCCAATCCACTCTCGGGCTTGGGTCCCTTGTCCAGCAGCTCCCAACCCACCCCTAACAGTTTTGATTCCCACCCAAAAGAAGTTTAGAAGCCATGACAACTAACCATGTTAACAATTCCTTTTATAAGTGtgcacaatcttcaatatgagactaaacttttaggGTGTTACACCTACAAACTGAGACAAGGAAAATGACTGATCATTATGAGTAGAGTCATTCTGAAGCAACCATATCTTCCATAGAACAGTAGGAAAACAAGACCTCCAGCATTTCTCCAACCTGCCGTGCTTGAAGAGTGTGACATGCCATTCTTGGATTCATGTATAGAGTTTGAATGGGAAACTCATCTAACTCCAAACTTCATTGAGATTAAGAGCCATAAGTTGGCAGCAAACTTACATTGAAAGAATAAATGGTTAGAGTCCTCCTCATAACACTACGATAGAAGGTACACCAACTAGCTAAATGGAAGGCAAGATGTTTAAGCCTAGCTTGTGTGGGAGACGGCCTTCACAGGCTAAATAAAGTGTCCACTAACTGCAGGGGTGACATCTGCTAGACCAGAAGAAATAGCATTGCTCTCCAAAATGCAGTGTGGGAGCTTAGATAGTATGAAACTACTAATGTTGTCGTTGCAATCTTTGCTGGAAATATAATTGTGCATCTGAGCTAAAGTCAGATGGATATAAAGGAAAAACCTGACCCAGAAGATCAACATGAATTTCAGTAATGGGAATCATAGAGTTCCATCTGTCCACCCCAAAACGCACTTGACATCCATCATTAACTTTCCATTCCACCTTATTTTGAACTTCAGAGCAAACCTTCAACATATTTTTCCATAACCAGGAATGATGATTCTTCCTAGAGCACGTCCATAGGCTATCTTCTGTCAAATACTTGCTTTTCAGAATGTTAACCCAAGGCATCTCCTTGGACGGGATAGAGATAACAAGCTGGAGTAGTGCTGACCGGTTCACTTCATCAGGAGAGCGGATTCCCACCCATCCTTCCTTATAAGGCCTACAGATTTTCCTCCACGCTAAGTAGTGAGGCTTCTTATTTTCTGGCTAGTCCTTCCACAACAATCTTGCCATAGTCTTCTCTATGGACTTAACAGTATTAGGTGGAATTCGAAGAGCAGAAATCCAATATTCGATAATTTGGAAAATGACAGATCTAATAAGGCATAATCTTCGAGAGTACGAAAGAAGAGGGCTCTTCCACTTCCACCCAGTTAGGCATCTGGAGATCTTTTGTAGAAACGGCTCACAACGTCTCTCGATCATCTTACCAACAAATAAGTGGATGCCCAAATAATCCAATGGGAGAGTCCAAATATTCCATCCCAAGATGTTTTTCACTCTTGATTGTTGGACCTCATCCACATGGAAAACTATCAAGCAAGATTTTGAATCATTCACCACAAGACCCGACGCACAAGAAAATTTGACGAAGACCCCTGCAAAAGCTCTAATAGAGGAAGCCGCAGGTGTacagaaacacaaaaatgtCGTCTGCAAATAAGCTGCAAACCGGGGCCTTCGCCTTATAAGATATAGCAGGAGAAAGTGGGACGACCTGAGTAGCTGACTCCGTAGACAATGAAGCATAAAAGCTCAGGGCCTGGAACATATAAAACAATACAAGATCAATTCCAAGAATACTAGAACCGAGTCTTTCTACTTTAAAGAAGTATACAAGGACGACGATCCCACTGAAATCTAAATGTGTGAAACTTACATGGATTTTATGGGGGCTTTGGTAGCAGGAATCTTCTCATGGTGTTCCTCAAATCTGTTTTAAGTACGTCTTTCAACATGAAACATTATATGTTAGTATTTCTATTGCCAAACACCCATTATAGCGGTGCAAATTGGTACCCAAACACTAAACATTGGATTCAACTTGAGCAAATTAATTTCAAAGGATAGAAACTTTTAGTTTTCGAGCCTATTTTTTAACCTATGATTCTAAAAAACAATtacttttttgtgaaattctcAATAAAGGTTATACTTTTATGGAGGCTATTAAATAAGAGCTTCAAGTAAATTTTGTATTAATTTGAAAGACTGGAAACGTTagatgcaatttttttcatttcctcacATATCTAATCACTTAAAATACtcttctaaattttttttgaaagtaATAAAATGCTGATTAGGAAGCTTATGTTGCTGTAAAATATTGCTATGGAAAgatatttattaattgaaaaaatgacTTTGTCgtattttaataaatattcaATAAATAAGTGCACAACCTCCGTTTAAGAGTACTGTCCTGCTCTATTTTGTTTGCGAGCCTTAGGGCACAAAGGCGTCATGCTTGTGAATGAGCCATAAGTGACAATGAATTAATGGCAAAGTGTTGATGTTTAATAACTTTGTGTATCGAAACGATGGCTGCGAATTGGTGAGAGAAGTTGCCGATAAAAGGACATGGGCTGGTGCGTGGAATTGAAAAACATAGTGTTGAATCGGATattcaaaattacaattttagAAATGGCGTTGGGTTTGGATATTTAAATTTAGATTCAGATGtataaatttggattttaacatttaaattccgattcaaatatataaattggatttggacatccactttttctttttgatatcTATTATtccatcaaaaatttatttaataccaaatctgaatctgaattctatCGGATGCCGTTTTCTAAAACAGAACTCGGTACTTTTTATTCGGATATCAAAACTGAGTTTGCCACAATCTTAGTTTTTGCACTTCAAATGCCCCATTAGGTCTTATTTTCGCATCCAAACCAAAAAGAATTTTCGAAAAGTGAAAATTAAACTTTTATCTTGTCACTCAAAACATACAAAACAGATTTCAAAAATTGTTACAACACTTGGATTTCACTATCCTAACATCATTTTGAATAAGGTCATTTAGAAGACTTTGACTTGTTCCCCTAAAGCTggagcatgaaaaaaatcatgccaAACTTGCCCAATCCTGTAGCCTTTTCTTCCCAATAGTAAACAAAAACATATCAGCCAACTGAGACTTCCCATACAGCCTTTGTAGTTACCTTGTACAAAATGACAGTCTACTTCCATATTCATTGTCCTCTTCTCATGAAAGACTGGGTTGGAGGAAATCTGCCTGATTATCTCATGGAAGACTGGGTTGGAGGAAATctgcctgattatcacagtGCATGTCGTCCATAGGAAGTTTCACATCGACCCCAACCTCAAATCGACATCGACatgcaaattgaaaatgttttgaaaaagaacagCATTTGGAAATAAAAGGAACGACCACCAGCTCGCCACCCCCGTTTGTGGCTGGCTACAGCCTACGGCTACTTGGAGCCTCTGTCATCCAAACGATTGTTTTTGTGGCTTGTTTACTTTTGGACCTTTGAAAGGAACAACGTGAAACTGACAAGCTGGCAAAGAGCAAAATGTCGGACTTGTTCTCTGCTTCGGTAATCACCTCCATCGGACCATAGCGACTTGTTGCCGGTGCAGCTGGAGAAAGGGGCGGTAGTGGCCCAAAGAACACCTAAAGTCAAGCCCAAGTGACATTCCCAACAATGCCACAACATTcatcgaatatatatatatatatatataactactTGGATAAAGGGAAAAACATAACCTTTTCATTCCAcagtaaaaaaatgttgaatgttttaaacaaaatgtgaaccttttAGTGTTGGcaatggtttttgtttttttcaactatGGCTTTTAAATGTTTGACCATACAATATATCTGGCAGCCAGCATATTTTAATTatcacatatatacacacacaaaatgtTAGCCTTAATTTGAAtctttagaatatatatatatattaccatcCGACCTGCTAAAGTAAGTGATTAGACAACAGTAGTGGTCGCCTGAGAGTTGAGAAAATCCTGCATATCCTATTGTGGATTTCTGAACTGATGGGAGACTGGCTTGGCCTTATGATGAGACCATTAGAGTGGAGGCAAAGAAACATTGGTAGGCTaccatatttttatatttaatcgGGACTCGTAAATTAAAGTCATATATCCATTGAATTGAGTAAGAAAATCCTACGCccaattcaaaattcagatgCTAATCAGTTTAGTTTCTCTCCATTGGGATTAAAATCGGATGACAGAAAATTATTAACGCCCCTAGTTGGCCGGACGGGGTAGAAGATTCAAAGGCGTATCTTTATATTGTAGCAACTCCAGCTCACCCGGATAATTCACTGATTTTTGCAACCAAGAATTGGCTGTCTCAAGGGTATTTGCTTGTAAACAGGAGAGACGAAAGGATTGGCTGTCTGTTAAACGGCAATGATTGGTGATGTGAGGATTGTCTTCGTTGTTTCTCATCTACGATAACGAGTCTATCCATTGGTTAGCTTGCTGGtggtagtggtggtggtggtggagcaGACAGAGCAGTCAAAGAAGCGGCCATGGAGATGGTTGCCTGGTGCCATGGGAGGTCTACCTTCCTGCTTCTCCCTCGCTTTCCGTCCAGAAACTACATAAACTCTCTGTACACGAGAAACtcgtcttcttcatcgtcatcatcttcactatcatcttcttcttcttcctcaatcTGTGTGTGCCACCGTCCATGGCGTGGTCGAGATGGGGTCCATCATCGGTCGGCCAGGAGGCGCATTGCCGCCTTCGCCTCCTCATCTGCACAGAACCGGCAGGATACCCAAGTGGGATACGGGGCTCCTGAACCCACCGAGGAGGACCTTGAATGCGTTTCTCAGATCAAgagggtctctctctctctctctctctctctctctctctctctctcgcttgctcGCTCTCTAAGATGTTGATTTTTTCTTGTGATTTCCAATTTGAAGGTTTTGGAGCTCCTGAGGAAGAACAGAGACATGTCGTTCGGTgaggtgctctctctctctctctatctcgcTTGGATGCTATGTTCGGTTGACTTTCACTGTGCTGATGTTTATGTGAATGGAGTAGATTTTAATGCAAGTGCCAAGTAGACTACTTACTTTCGATCGTATGAGCTTGGATGCGCATGATTCTATTGATTTAGATCCTATTCCTCGCTGTCCGTTAAAAAGGTTAATGAAACTTGATAGTTACCACGAAATTTTATCTTCGTGGAACGTTTGGCACGCATTGCAGATGGGTTCTGAAACAACTGAATGTAATGATATTGTCTCCAACTCTGAATTTACTTACTTAGAAAAGTGCTTGTCGAGAACATTTAATCTACATCGTTTAATTGATTTTTATGTGAATGTGGTGTCTTGAGTAAGTATCGAAAATATTTGACCCCTGCCATGAACTAATCTTTACTCGCCTTGGAGCTTGCTGAGTGAATATGTCTGCCTCCAAACATTTTCCTTCATCGCAATTCTACACATAAGTTgatttcattttattctcttgtAGGCCTCTATCTATTAGAATCTATTCATTTAAGGTTAGTCCGTTGTGAAACAGTCATGAATTCTGGTCTAAACGTTACAAGGTCaccaatttttttgttattgtgtaCCATGTCTAGCTATCTGATGTGGTCGGGTCTGGTATGCAAACCAATCTTTGAAGTGAAGGATATTTATGATAGGTATTAGTGACGGGAAGAACAAGGATAGCTTTAGGTCCTAATGTTGAATTGGCCAATTCTATAGTTAGTGAGTTCTTTACTTCATGAAGCATTCAGAAAGATAAATCCACTGCTTTGgaaatcatttcatcttttggGGAGAAAAATCTAtcagttcaaacttcaaagtatTACATAAACTAATAAGGAGCATCGTCGGGTATGTATTATGGGAACATTTTATTTGTCTTGAAATGTGTAGGTGGAATAAACAAATGCCTCGACAACATGTGTTCAGGCAccattttatattttgattgCCTTCTGTAATAATAATTTATGAATCTATCATGTATTTTAAGTatgtttaaaactttgaaaagtATACCCTATGCTTTTAGTATAAAtgaattatatttcaaaatttcctcATCTATGCCATCTAATCAGCAAATGCAATCCTTTATATCTACTGTTTTCTATTCTTAGGAGGACATTTATATAATGCACAGACCAGCAATGTCTGCCTATCCTTGCTAATTTCACTATTTGGACACTTGAGCTGCTGAGCATTTAATGACGAGTCACCTATGTTCATCTTGCTATTCTCAAGAAAGGGTtccatttttgctttctttcttggCGTTTTCTTGTGTTGTGGTTTTAGAGTGGATGACATCGAACAAATCAAGGGAAAAGTTAGCTATCAATTGTATTGTTGATGGAACTAAGTTAGTAGGATTTATCTTCTTCATAAAATTGATCAATGgtattgtttattttatttttttggtttcagGTTAAGCTAACGATCATGATTGAAGATCCAAGAGAAGCTGAAAGAAGGCAGACTCTAGAACTTGATGATCCAGATTATGTAACCAGGGAGGAAATAGTTGCTGCTCTGGAAGATGTATGTTATTTGGTTATTTTAGATGACCTCATTACATGTATCCATCCACCACAGTAGTGCTCAtgtttttagtttgtttttttgtgctGCCTGTTTATGTAGTGAACTCTTTTCTGCTACACAAAAGTGGGTTGCAAATTGGAACATTATGTGGTAGTTTCGAACGATTCAACCATGCATGTATGGCAAATTCTACCCAAAGGTCCCAAGTTAATTCAAGAACTACAAAAAATTGTGAatccaaatgaaagaaaagaagctggGAGGAAGTGCATGCAACTCTGTGATTCATAAAGATTTGACATGCATTCTTCAATTTGCGTTGCAAGAAAtgctaagtcaaaatttgatttgTCATGTGCTGTCTTCTTATTTGCTCCTGGTAGTGATTCTGCAAAGTGACCAACTGCTGGTTTCTTCTCAGGACCATCTTGACTTGGTTTTATGTTAAATAAAATGTTAACTGAACATTTTATTTGCTGGATACAACACTTTAAGTTTTCAGAAAAGattatcttgtttttgttttcaatttcatgATTGGACTCTGTTGCATTAAAACCGCAATAGGACTTCTCAAGATTGTCTCCTAAAGCAGAAAAAAGGtcaaaaccaaaataaaaaagaatgatgAAGGAAAATAGTGACTTGAGTGTATTTTATGGGTTTGCAGAAAGGCATATGGTGGATAAAACCATCAACAAATataatgtaaaagaaaaaactgttcattttggcttttttgAGTGAAAAATAGAATCCATCAAGGCATATTTCTATATTTGGCTGTCCTTGCAAACTATGCTTGTCCTTTTAGGTTTGGATTGGGCAGAAACATAAGTTAAACAGAGGTGCCACATTTTTTGCTCCAAACATGTCGGTTTGTGGTACTCTGTGAGTCTGTGCACCTGATATATCACATCTTACTTGGGTTATAAGCGGTTCAGACAAGCTTTTTCTCATCATTTCTCTTGGCCCACTGTCAACTTCACAGGATCTGCTCTTTCATAGTCTTTTTGCAGAATGAGAATATGTGAATGACGGAAGAGACAGCAACCTTTATGCTGTGCACCTTCTTGTAGATTTTTAACAACAGTTATTCTTGGTTTCTGGCCATGAAAAATCAGTCAGATGGcgtatttgatttggattttcatttcagattttattctgattgAGGTCACTCCCGGATCGTATTTTAAGTTGAAACTAATTTATGTTTTAGTTGATGTCCAATTCTATGACTGTTTTACACGTAAAGGAAAACAACCCTGACTAATTTTTCTTGGTGatagttgaaaacttgaaatacGTTTTAGTATTGGATTGAACTTTGCATTGTTGGATGTTTTTGGTTTAAATGCTAGTAgtatgaattcagattcagatctgacAGGATCTTATATACATCTGAACCACTTGCATCCATAACATTGCTTGAAGTGCCTTGAACTATGTTTATTTGGTCTTCTGAGCAGTTAACTAAAAGCTTGGTCTTATCAGTTATATCTACTGGAAGCCTTGGTattattcatttgtttgatttgtttacTGGAACTTTTCTTTGCAGGTTAACAAGGGAAGGATTCCTGAAGACCGTTCTGCCCTTCGTAAGCTTGCTGATGAATTGATTCAGTGGCCTAATCTTGAGGTATAACATACATCTTCTACTTGGATGCATGCTAGTTATACAACATTTATTAAGATCAGAGGTAATTACTTTTGGATCAGCATCTCTTGCTACTACATGTTGTTTCTTGTCGGGGAATGTACATCAAGGTTCATTATGGTCAGCCAAAATATAAGCTTCTTTCATATTTTAACTGTTATATTTGAAGTATCTGTAGTTAACTATTTCTATTGcaccttttccttttaatatctTAATCAAAGCGCAAGTTATGAATAGCTGGACTTACCAAAATTTTCCAATGAGCTCCTCAATCGGTTTGTCTCAGATGCAATTGACGAGGAAGCTAGTAAGGATGAACCTTTTAGTAGCCTCAAGCTTCTTATAGGTCTTGTCTAAAGGTTGCCATTCCACTGGTACCTTTTAGTCATTTTCACAAATATAtacttaaaaagaaagaaatggaaaaaagagaaaatgaagaaatggaaaaaatatttttttgaaacaatacCAATATAAGGAAcacatttttgtcatgtttttctttttgtttttcacaggaaataattttttttagtatattgTCTTTTTCTTAGGTGTAGTTATTATTTTGAATTGTTACCTATGTTTAATTAGTAGAAAACTCACATTTTCTTTACAAAGATAACATTGCCAATTAATACCAAGAAGAACCTTGCCTATAAAAACTTGAGAACTGTTACACAGGTATGGGGTTCGGGTGCACCTGTcacttttttggaaaaatcagACTGCATTGaggatacatatatatacaaacagcAAAATCATCGACCAGAAATTAACAAGCTATCATTCTATCAATGAATtaacttttagtttttaaagATTATGAGCTTATATCTATAGAACAGATTGTGTAATAAACTAATATAAAATGCTTCCAAACTTATTTATGTGAAACGGATTATATAATAAACTTACATATAAGATGGGTTATAGtttataaacttatatataAAGCCACAACATCTAGAATTTATATACCACATTAATCGAAACATAAGcagacaatatatatatatatatatatatatatatattatatatatatatatatatatatatatatatatatatatacacgcatGTCTGTGCGTCTACCATCTTATATACTTATGTAAAAAACAGTATTTAAGCTGTAAGCCTATGACATTAGCTGATAAATCAGGGCAGTGTGTGGGAGAGGTTGACGACTCATCACCTTATGCTATGGGGTTGGGTGGTGGGCGGGGaggggaggaggagagagagaagaggttgCTGGCAGATGGTGGAAAGTGAGCTAAGAGCAAGTAGAAATGCTGTAGTGGAGAGGGAGCCCCAGAGAAGGGGATACGTTTGATACTACTGGGGAGATAGAGAGGACTGAGGAGGTCACCAATGATGGTGGAAACTGGgaccaagagagagaaagtgacaTGCCATGATGCCACAAGGAGAACAAGTCCAAGGAGGAGATACACTGGTGATGGTGGAAACTAGGAGAGTGCAGCCTCACTAGTATCCAGTGGAACTGAGGATGGGGAGTGTAGACTGAAAGAGGAGACAGCAGAAAGGGGGAAAATCAAACACctaagtttcaatttttttctaagcCAAATGGAGATGAGTTTAGGCCTCCATGGTTTGATCACACTTGAATCACCATCAACTCAAGTCAGATGAACATCTACTCTTAAATGAAAATACTCCTGTTCAGCTTACTGTACTGGACTTACATTGACCATCTTCTGTGCTTCAAGAGTGCTTCACAAGTATATTTTGATTGTTAGAATCTagatattttctttaaatattgtTTACTTGTAGTTTGGTGATTCTAGCATATTTCTTAGTAACCAATTTTACTAGTGCCAAAAACCTGTGATCCTTTCCTTTGATTTGAtgggcattttttatttttgccaTTGTTAGCACATTTACAGCTTAAGCCCACTGAGTTTATTGTGGTTGGTTAAAGAGGGATGGTAAAGGAAGGACATTTAACTTTTTCTaatctttcccttttttatCTTGCATCATGAACTGTTTAACTTAAGAACCTCCTACATACAACTTTGGCTTCAGTTCTTTCGCATTACCATTGTATCCATTGCTGTCAGTAAATCAAACCCATCTtcctaagtttttttttgtcttttttcagcAACCGGAGCAACAAAAATCTCATTCATGTTTCATGTTAACTCTTTCTTTAACGAAGCTTTCTCCTTAAAATGGTAAGCCTTATTATCTAAAATTGGTGGACGATGGATGATTGGGTTCCCGTGGAGGAAAAGAAGTAGAGGAGAATGGGTGGAGTATGTCGGAGGATGAGGAAAGGGGGAAAGGCCTAGTAGTTTTGAAGCACTTTTGGTTTAGAAAATCTTATCAACAAAAGGTCAATGCCTATCAATTAGAAAATGGAGTTACAGATTTCTAGTTGAGTTTTTTCCATTTAGAAATGGTAGATGATGGATGATTGGGGGCCCCATGGAGGAAAAGAAGTAGAGGGGGGAATGGATGGTAGTGCATTTGTTTGATGGAAGGTGGGGGAAGCAGGAAAGAGCT containing:
- the LOC116264127 gene encoding ycf3-interacting protein 1, chloroplastic isoform X1 codes for the protein MEMVAWCHGRSTFLLLPRFPSRNYINSLYTRNSSSSSSSSSLSSSSSSSICVCHRPWRGRDGVHHRSARRRIAAFASSSAQNRQDTQVGYGAPEPTEEDLECVSQIKRVLELLRKNRDMSFGEVKLTIMIEDPREAERRQTLELDDPDYVTREEIVAALEDVNKGRIPEDRSALRKLADELIQWPNLEVEATKKKPRKSLYAKATDTGIDPVLAAKRLNIDWDTAAEIESDEDNDETDVPPAVGYGVLYLVTGLPIIIGISVVLILFYNSLQ
- the LOC116264127 gene encoding ycf3-interacting protein 1, chloroplastic isoform X2, with the protein product MEMVAWCHGRSTFLLLPRFPSRNYINSLYTRNSSSSSSSSSLSSSSSSSICVCHRPWRGRDGVHHRSARRRIAAFASSSAQNRQDTQVGYGAPEPTEEDLECVSQIKRVLELLRKNRDMSFGEVKLTIMIEDPREAERRQTLELDDPDYVTREEIVAALEDVNKGRIPEDRSALRKLADELIQWPNLEVEATKKKPRKSLYAKATDTGIDPVLAAKRLNIDWDTAAEIESDEDNDETDVPPAV